One segment of Streptomyces bathyalis DNA contains the following:
- a CDS encoding TIGR03936 family radical SAM-associated protein: MQRVRLRYTKRGRLRFTSHRDFQRAFERALRRAGVPMAYSAGFTPHPKVSYANAAPTGTGSEAEFLEIALVERRDPEELRSRLDESMPPGLDIVEAVEALTSDFTERLEASEWELRLDGVDPAEAERAVESFLASEVVEVERQTKKGLRTFDARAAVTSLTSAEAASGAGADGRREGACAILRLVVRHLTPAVRPDDVLSGLRATADLAPPVPAAVTRLAQGPLDEETGTVTDPLAPDRDAPLVATAPGGSA; this comes from the coding sequence GTGCAGCGTGTGCGACTGCGATACACCAAGCGCGGCCGCCTCCGGTTCACCAGTCATCGAGACTTCCAGCGCGCTTTCGAGAGAGCGCTGCGCAGGGCAGGGGTGCCCATGGCGTACTCCGCCGGCTTCACCCCGCACCCGAAGGTCTCCTATGCCAATGCCGCACCCACCGGCACGGGCAGTGAGGCCGAGTTCCTGGAGATCGCCCTCGTCGAGCGGCGTGATCCCGAGGAGCTGAGATCGCGGCTCGACGAGTCCATGCCGCCCGGGCTCGACATCGTCGAGGCGGTCGAGGCCCTCACGTCCGACTTCACCGAGCGGCTGGAGGCTTCCGAGTGGGAGCTCCGGCTGGACGGCGTCGATCCGGCCGAGGCGGAGCGTGCCGTCGAGTCGTTCCTCGCATCGGAGGTGGTCGAGGTCGAGCGGCAGACCAAGAAGGGTCTGCGCACGTTCGACGCCCGGGCCGCCGTCACGTCGCTGACCTCAGCGGAAGCGGCGTCCGGCGCAGGGGCCGATGGTCGCCGGGAGGGTGCCTGTGCGATACTGCGCCTGGTGGTACGGCACCTGACACCTGCCGTACGACCCGACGACGTCCTGTCCGGCCTCCGAGCTACGGCCGACCTGGCGCCGCCGGTCCCCGCAGCGGTGACCAGGCTGGCGCAGGGGCCGCTCGATGAGGAGACCGGCACGGTGACCGACCCGTTGGCGCCCGACCGCGACGCACCCCTCGTCGCGACGGCGCCGGGCGGCAGCGCGTAG
- a CDS encoding Rne/Rng family ribonuclease: MLEPNNENESAAAENGHDAVNAESAQHTGNVEGTGAWSAAPTGQPASQQTPQDAQAETPEQEQGVAGSVSPSDTLPPRRRRAASRPAGPPAQPSVASEVIATSDVPASAGAAADRAVDARSVDAGEPAVEPAPVSTPPRRRATRRASAPAGAPSVSEPAAAEQVTTAGTENSASAGASADVPGAAGTASEAVADPSPPPRARRRAAAPEGAPAVAETSRDASAGEDAQAGAGDEPDRPARARRRTTRKTAAATEDTAQQDKQAEGQGAEGKPGDGEEAGAEAPARGSRRSPARKASASAKASSKASAETGAEAPAEADAPKTAEAAGADEPAEPGTRTRRRGTARKAAGTTASTAAGAPEGAEPETDGGRGAAQRKAQPPMALFQAPVFTEPEFQTPHSAAAAAAADSAVEEADELEEDEEEAPAASERPRRRRRRADTSGDGQGAAEGAESDEGEEEATESGADDASDEGQDERPARRRRRGGRRRRRGDSSESSDETAADSGAGGREGQSQQRGDAESEGEEAAESDEGDEDAEETRGGGSGGGSGSSSSSRRRRRRRRRGSDSGDSGAARESEDDDPERTVVKIREPRRKKDEPVDEVQAIKGSTRLEAKKQRRREGREQGRRRVPIITEAEFLARREAVKREMIVRQNGERTQIGVLEDDVLVEHFVNKEQSTSYVGNVYLGKVQNVLPSMEAAFVDIGKGRNAVLYAGEVNFEALGMANGPRRIETALKSGQSVLVQVTKDPMGHKGARLTSQVSLPGRYLVYVPEGSMTGISRKLPDTERSRLKQILKKIVPEDAGVIVRTAAEGASEDELRRDVERLQSQWEDIQRKAAQKGNAPTLLYGEPDMTVRVVRDIFNEDFSKVIVSGDEAWETIHGYVSHVAPDLAERLEKWTSDVDVFATYRIDEQLMKALDRKVWLPSGGSLVIDRTEAMIVVDVNTGKFTGQGGNLEETVTRNNLEAAEEIVRQLRLRDLGGIIVIDFIDMVLESNRDLVLRRLLECLGRDRTKHQVAEVTSLGLVQMTRKRVGQGLLESFSEPCVHCNGRGVHVHMEQPAAAGSKKARKRGGKSGSDKQAQLQTKAPSEAEAEPASLPEPEAAAEAESAKGAKGAKAGKAGKAAAKAEKAYADEEFTPDEELYGSVAEAESAAASGRRTRRRGSRKATAPQGAPQTAPVEGEQESAEREPVPVAAASVAEPATGMQTSAQTQPEAPASGSTDREKTEQPRTGPVDSDESTPKGATGPGNGQGRSREGSEAGGRVATADVSDAGGVQQDAGQPETGAQPVAERPARRRRRVARKASAPAGSPPASEEAVVTVVASKADERSAQEQRPVEAVPDVSVPEAAPPVRARRRASRSVSAPAGSPSASDEAGAIVLPSSELTAAPPEPPVEAVPDVSAPEAAPPVRARRRATRSVSAPAGPPPSASDDADVAPQGSSDAGDGEEDRTADASSGMSAAKKSAAKRATAKRATAKKAASTAKRSATSRKTAAAEQDGPSSVSAPADEEQPED; encoded by the coding sequence ATGCTCGAACCGAACAACGAAAATGAAAGCGCAGCCGCGGAGAACGGCCATGACGCCGTGAACGCGGAGAGCGCGCAGCACACAGGGAATGTGGAGGGCACCGGCGCCTGGAGCGCCGCACCTACCGGACAGCCCGCGTCGCAGCAGACGCCGCAGGACGCGCAGGCGGAGACGCCGGAGCAGGAGCAGGGCGTCGCCGGCTCCGTCTCTCCGAGCGACACCCTTCCGCCGCGCCGCCGCCGTGCCGCCAGCCGTCCCGCCGGTCCGCCGGCGCAACCGTCGGTGGCTTCCGAGGTGATCGCCACGAGCGACGTGCCCGCGTCCGCCGGTGCGGCCGCAGACCGGGCGGTCGACGCCCGTTCCGTGGACGCCGGTGAGCCCGCGGTCGAGCCGGCTCCCGTGTCCACGCCGCCGCGGCGGCGGGCCACCCGGAGGGCCAGCGCCCCCGCGGGTGCCCCGAGCGTGAGCGAGCCCGCAGCTGCCGAACAGGTCACCACCGCCGGGACGGAGAACTCCGCGTCCGCCGGTGCGTCCGCGGACGTGCCGGGGGCCGCCGGGACCGCGTCGGAGGCCGTCGCCGATCCTTCGCCGCCACCGCGGGCGCGGCGCAGGGCCGCCGCCCCGGAGGGCGCACCGGCCGTGGCGGAGACTTCCCGCGACGCCAGCGCCGGTGAGGACGCACAGGCAGGTGCGGGCGACGAGCCCGACCGGCCCGCGCGCGCCCGCCGCCGGACGACGCGCAAGACGGCCGCAGCGACGGAGGACACCGCGCAGCAGGACAAGCAGGCCGAGGGCCAGGGCGCCGAGGGCAAGCCGGGCGATGGCGAGGAGGCCGGGGCCGAGGCGCCCGCACGCGGCTCGCGCCGTTCGCCCGCACGCAAGGCGAGCGCGTCGGCCAAGGCCTCGTCCAAGGCGTCCGCGGAGACCGGAGCCGAAGCCCCGGCAGAGGCGGACGCACCGAAGACGGCAGAGGCCGCCGGAGCCGACGAGCCCGCCGAGCCGGGCACACGGACCCGCCGCCGCGGCACCGCCCGCAAGGCCGCGGGGACGACAGCGTCCACGGCCGCCGGTGCTCCGGAGGGCGCCGAGCCGGAGACGGACGGCGGACGGGGTGCCGCGCAGCGCAAGGCACAGCCCCCGATGGCGCTCTTCCAGGCGCCCGTGTTCACCGAGCCTGAGTTCCAGACGCCGCACAGCGCCGCCGCCGCTGCCGCCGCCGATTCGGCGGTCGAGGAGGCCGACGAGCTGGAAGAGGACGAAGAGGAAGCGCCCGCTGCCTCCGAGCGTCCCCGCCGTCGACGCCGCCGCGCCGACACGTCCGGTGATGGCCAGGGTGCCGCCGAGGGCGCCGAGAGCGACGAAGGCGAGGAAGAGGCCACGGAGTCCGGCGCGGACGACGCGTCCGACGAGGGCCAGGACGAGCGTCCCGCACGCCGTCGCCGCCGTGGCGGGCGGCGGCGCCGCCGCGGTGACAGCTCCGAGTCGTCGGACGAGACCGCCGCGGACTCCGGCGCCGGGGGCCGAGAGGGTCAGTCGCAGCAGCGTGGCGACGCCGAGAGCGAGGGCGAAGAGGCCGCGGAGTCCGACGAAGGTGACGAGGACGCCGAGGAGACCCGGGGTGGCGGCTCCGGAGGCGGCTCCGGCTCGTCCAGCAGCTCGCGTCGCCGTCGCCGTCGCCGCCGCCGTGGCAGCGACTCCGGCGATTCCGGTGCGGCCCGCGAGAGCGAGGACGACGACCCGGAGCGCACCGTCGTCAAGATCCGCGAGCCCCGCCGCAAGAAGGACGAGCCCGTCGACGAGGTGCAGGCGATCAAGGGATCGACGCGCCTGGAGGCGAAGAAGCAGCGCCGTCGCGAGGGACGTGAGCAGGGCCGCCGCAGGGTGCCCATCATCACCGAGGCGGAGTTCCTGGCGCGCCGTGAGGCCGTGAAGCGGGAGATGATCGTCCGGCAGAACGGTGAGCGCACGCAGATCGGCGTGCTCGAGGACGACGTGCTGGTCGAGCACTTCGTCAACAAGGAGCAGTCCACCTCGTACGTCGGCAACGTCTACCTCGGCAAGGTGCAGAACGTCCTGCCGTCGATGGAGGCCGCCTTCGTCGACATCGGCAAGGGCCGCAACGCGGTCCTGTACGCCGGCGAGGTCAACTTCGAGGCGCTGGGCATGGCCAACGGCCCGCGCCGCATCGAGACCGCGCTGAAGTCCGGCCAGTCGGTGCTGGTGCAGGTCACCAAGGACCCCATGGGCCACAAGGGCGCCCGCCTGACCAGCCAGGTCTCGCTGCCCGGCCGCTACCTGGTCTACGTGCCCGAAGGGTCGATGACCGGCATCAGCCGCAAGCTGCCCGACACCGAGCGCTCGCGTCTCAAGCAGATCCTCAAGAAGATCGTCCCCGAGGACGCGGGCGTCATCGTCCGCACAGCCGCCGAGGGCGCCAGCGAGGACGAGCTGCGCCGCGACGTCGAACGGCTGCAGTCGCAGTGGGAGGACATTCAGCGCAAGGCGGCGCAGAAGGGCAACGCCCCGACGCTGCTGTACGGCGAGCCGGACATGACGGTGCGCGTCGTGCGCGACATCTTCAACGAGGACTTCTCCAAGGTCATCGTCAGCGGTGACGAGGCATGGGAGACCATCCACGGCTACGTCTCGCACGTCGCGCCGGACCTCGCGGAGCGGCTGGAGAAGTGGACGTCGGACGTGGACGTCTTCGCCACGTACCGCATCGACGAGCAGCTGATGAAGGCGCTGGACCGCAAGGTGTGGCTGCCGAGCGGCGGTTCGCTGGTGATCGACCGGACGGAGGCGATGATCGTCGTCGACGTCAACACCGGCAAGTTCACCGGCCAGGGCGGCAACCTGGAGGAGACCGTCACCAGGAACAACCTGGAGGCGGCCGAGGAGATCGTGCGCCAGCTGCGGCTGCGCGACCTCGGCGGCATCATCGTGATCGACTTCATCGACATGGTGCTGGAGTCCAACCGGGACCTGGTGCTGCGGCGCCTGCTGGAGTGCCTGGGCCGGGACCGTACGAAGCACCAGGTCGCCGAGGTGACATCGCTGGGGCTTGTGCAGATGACGCGGAAGCGCGTCGGGCAGGGGCTGCTGGAGTCCTTCTCGGAGCCGTGCGTGCACTGCAACGGGCGCGGCGTCCACGTGCACATGGAGCAGCCCGCTGCCGCGGGCAGCAAGAAGGCCAGGAAGCGGGGCGGCAAGAGCGGCAGCGACAAGCAGGCGCAGCTCCAGACCAAGGCCCCGTCCGAGGCCGAGGCAGAGCCTGCGTCCCTGCCCGAGCCGGAGGCGGCCGCCGAGGCCGAGAGCGCGAAGGGTGCCAAGGGCGCAAAGGCCGGCAAGGCCGGAAAGGCGGCGGCCAAGGCCGAAAAGGCCTACGCGGACGAGGAGTTCACGCCGGACGAGGAGCTGTACGGCTCGGTCGCGGAGGCCGAGTCCGCAGCCGCGTCCGGACGCCGCACCCGGCGCCGGGGCAGCCGCAAGGCGACGGCGCCGCAGGGTGCTCCGCAGACGGCACCGGTGGAGGGTGAGCAGGAGTCCGCGGAGCGGGAGCCGGTGCCGGTCGCCGCTGCTTCCGTGGCGGAGCCGGCGACGGGGATGCAGACCTCCGCGCAGACCCAGCCCGAGGCGCCTGCGAGCGGCAGTACGGATCGCGAGAAAACCGAGCAGCCGAGAACGGGCCCCGTCGATAGCGACGAGAGCACCCCGAAGGGGGCCACCGGCCCGGGAAACGGGCAAGGCCGCTCGCGGGAAGGCTCCGAAGCTGGTGGCAGGGTCGCCACCGCTGACGTGAGTGACGCGGGCGGCGTTCAGCAGGACGCCGGTCAGCCGGAGACGGGCGCACAGCCGGTGGCGGAGCGCCCAGCGCGGCGTCGCCGCCGTGTGGCCCGCAAGGCCTCGGCCCCCGCGGGGTCGCCGCCCGCCTCCGAGGAGGCAGTGGTGACCGTCGTGGCGTCGAAGGCGGACGAGCGGTCGGCGCAGGAGCAGCGGCCGGTCGAGGCGGTGCCGGATGTGTCCGTTCCGGAGGCCGCTCCTCCGGTGCGTGCGCGGCGCCGGGCCAGCCGCAGCGTCTCCGCCCCGGCGGGATCGCCGTCGGCGTCGGACGAGGCGGGTGCGATCGTGCTGCCCTCCTCCGAGCTCACGGCGGCGCCGCCGGAGCCGCCGGTCGAGGCGGTGCCGGATGTGTCCGCTCCGGAGGCCGCTCCTCCGGTGCGTGCGCGGCGCCGGGCCACCCGCAGCGTCTCCGCCCCGGCGGGGCCGCCGCCCTCGGCGTCGGACGATGCGGACGTGGCTCCCCAGGGCTCCTCCGATGCCGGTGACGGCGAGGAGGACCGGACGGCGGACGCCTCGTCCGGGATGTCCGCCGCGAAGAAGTCCGCGGCCAAGAGGGCGACGGCGAAGAGGGCCACGGCGAAGAAGGCGGCCTCCACCGCCAAGAGGTCGGCCACGTCCAGGAAGACGGCCGCGGCCGAGCAGGACGGACCGTCCTCGGTGTCCGCCCCTGCCGACGAGGAGCAGCCGGAGGACTGA
- the rplU gene encoding 50S ribosomal protein L21: MYAIVRTGGRQQKVAVGDVIEVDRISESKAGERVELSALLVVDGDTVTSDPWVLDGVKVAAEVVDHHKGDKIRIQKYKNKTGYKKRIGHRQLHTALKITDIPTPAKKKK; the protein is encoded by the coding sequence GTGTACGCAATCGTGCGCACCGGCGGCCGTCAGCAGAAGGTGGCTGTGGGCGACGTCATCGAGGTCGACCGTATTTCAGAGAGCAAGGCCGGCGAGCGCGTCGAGCTCTCAGCCCTGCTCGTCGTGGACGGTGACACGGTCACCAGCGACCCGTGGGTGCTGGACGGGGTGAAGGTCGCGGCCGAGGTCGTGGACCACCACAAGGGCGACAAGATCCGCATCCAGAAGTACAAGAACAAGACCGGTTACAAGAAGCGGATCGGTCACCGCCAGCTGCACACCGCGCTGAAGATCACCGACATCCCCACGCCGGCCAAGAAGAAGAAGTAA
- the rpmA gene encoding 50S ribosomal protein L27 has translation MAHKKGASSTRNGRDSNPQYLGVKRFGGQLVNAGEILVRQRGTHFHPGAGVGRGGDDTLFALDAGAVQFGTSRGRRVVNIVPAAE, from the coding sequence ATGGCACACAAGAAGGGCGCATCGTCCACCCGGAACGGCCGCGACTCCAACCCTCAGTACCTGGGTGTGAAGCGCTTCGGCGGTCAGCTCGTCAACGCCGGTGAGATCCTCGTCCGCCAGCGCGGCACGCACTTCCACCCCGGTGCGGGTGTCGGCCGCGGCGGCGACGACACGCTGTTCGCGCTCGACGCCGGTGCGGTGCAGTTCGGCACGAGCCGTGGCCGCAGGGTCGTGAACATCGTTCCTGCCGCTGAGTAA
- the obgE gene encoding GTPase ObgE: protein MTTFVDRVELHVAAGNGGHGCASVHREKFKPLGGPDGGNGGRGGDVVLVVDPDVTTLLDYHHSPHRKATNGRPGEGGDRSGADGKDLVLPVPDGTVVLDRNGEVLADMVGKGTVFIAGQGGRGGLGNAALASPRRKAPGFALLGEPGEARDIVLELKTVADVALVGYPSAGKSSLISVLSAAKPKIADYPFTTLVPNLGVVTAGSSVFTIADVPGLIPGASEGKGLGLDFLRHVERCSVLVHVLDCATLESDRDPVSDLDVIEAELAQYGGLEGRPRVVVLNKVDIPDGQDLADIIRPDLQDRGYQVFEVSAVSRQGLKELSFALAKVVDEARAAMPKTETTRVVIRPKAVDDAGFKVTKEADGFFRVRGEKPERWVHQTDFNNDEAVGYLADRLNRLGVEDELMKAGAREGDGVAIGGEDDAVVFDWEPTMMAGAEMLGRRGEDHRMEAPRPAAQRRRDREAERDEALGEYEDFDPFEE, encoded by the coding sequence ATGACCACCTTCGTGGACCGCGTCGAGCTGCATGTCGCCGCGGGTAACGGAGGCCACGGCTGTGCCTCCGTCCACCGGGAGAAGTTCAAGCCGCTCGGCGGTCCGGACGGCGGCAACGGCGGCCGCGGCGGTGACGTCGTCCTCGTCGTCGACCCCGACGTGACGACGCTGCTCGACTACCACCACAGCCCGCACCGCAAGGCCACCAACGGCAGGCCGGGGGAGGGCGGTGACCGCTCGGGGGCCGACGGCAAGGACCTGGTACTGCCCGTTCCGGACGGCACCGTCGTCCTCGACAGGAACGGCGAAGTACTGGCCGACATGGTCGGCAAGGGCACCGTGTTCATCGCCGGCCAGGGAGGCCGAGGCGGCCTGGGCAACGCCGCCCTCGCCTCACCCCGCCGCAAGGCCCCCGGATTCGCGCTGCTCGGCGAGCCCGGCGAGGCACGCGACATCGTGCTGGAGCTGAAGACCGTCGCGGACGTGGCCCTCGTCGGCTATCCGTCGGCTGGCAAGTCCTCGCTCATCTCGGTGCTTTCGGCTGCGAAGCCGAAGATCGCCGACTATCCCTTCACCACGCTCGTTCCCAACCTCGGTGTGGTCACGGCCGGTTCGTCGGTCTTCACCATCGCGGACGTCCCCGGACTGATCCCCGGGGCGAGCGAAGGCAAGGGGCTGGGGCTGGACTTCCTGCGGCACGTGGAGCGTTGCTCGGTCCTCGTGCACGTACTGGACTGTGCGACCCTCGAATCCGACCGCGACCCGGTCAGCGACCTGGACGTCATCGAGGCGGAACTGGCCCAGTACGGCGGCCTGGAGGGACGGCCGCGCGTCGTCGTACTCAACAAGGTCGACATCCCCGACGGCCAGGACCTCGCCGACATCATCCGCCCCGACCTCCAGGACCGCGGCTACCAGGTGTTCGAGGTCTCCGCCGTCTCCCGGCAGGGACTGAAGGAGCTGTCGTTCGCCCTCGCCAAGGTCGTCGACGAGGCGCGCGCCGCCATGCCGAAGACGGAGACCACGCGGGTCGTCATCCGCCCGAAGGCCGTGGACGACGCGGGCTTCAAGGTCACGAAGGAGGCCGACGGCTTCTTCCGCGTACGGGGAGAGAAGCCCGAACGCTGGGTCCACCAGACCGACTTCAACAACGACGAGGCCGTCGGCTACCTCGCCGACCGCCTCAACCGCCTAGGTGTCGAGGACGAGTTGATGAAGGCGGGCGCACGCGAGGGCGACGGCGTCGCGATCGGCGGAGAGGACGACGCGGTCGTCTTCGACTGGGAGCCGACGATGATGGCCGGCGCGGAGATGCTCGGCCGCCGCGGTGAGGACCACCGCATGGAGGCCCCGCGTCCGGCTGCCCAGCGCCGGCGCGACCGCGAGGCGGAGCGCGACGAAGCGCTGGGCGAGTACGAGGACTTCGACCCGTTCGAGGAGTAG
- a CDS encoding ArsR/SmtB family transcription factor, producing the protein MDKVFKALADRTRRHLLDRLHEHNGQTLGELCGRLEMTRQAATQHLAILEAANLVSTVRRGREKLHYLNPVPLHTIQERWIDKFERPRLRSLSALKQRAENAMTDKPRFVYVVYIESTPEKVWQALTDADISGSYWGHRNVSDWQAGSSWEHQRTDGSGVPDVVGRVVVSEPPTRLVTTWSDPAGQPADEPSRVTFDIEPHGEIVRLTVTHEDLKDENEREQAASGWAAVLSNLKSLLETGSPLPREPWLVP; encoded by the coding sequence GTGGACAAGGTCTTCAAGGCCCTGGCCGACCGGACCAGGCGGCATCTGCTGGACCGTCTGCACGAACACAACGGGCAGACCCTGGGCGAGCTGTGCGGGCGCCTCGAGATGACCCGCCAGGCGGCGACGCAGCACCTGGCGATTCTGGAGGCGGCGAACCTGGTCAGCACCGTGCGGCGTGGCCGGGAGAAACTCCACTACCTCAACCCCGTCCCCCTTCACACGATCCAGGAACGGTGGATCGACAAGTTCGAGCGCCCGCGCCTCCGGTCGCTGAGCGCACTCAAGCAACGAGCGGAGAACGCCATGACCGACAAGCCGCGATTCGTGTACGTCGTCTACATCGAAAGCACCCCGGAGAAGGTGTGGCAGGCACTCACCGACGCCGACATCTCCGGCTCCTACTGGGGCCACCGCAACGTCTCCGACTGGCAGGCCGGTTCCTCGTGGGAGCACCAGCGCACGGACGGCTCAGGTGTGCCTGACGTCGTCGGGAGGGTGGTGGTGAGCGAGCCCCCCACGCGCCTCGTGACGACCTGGTCCGACCCCGCCGGGCAGCCCGCGGACGAACCCTCGCGGGTCACCTTCGACATCGAGCCGCACGGAGAGATCGTCCGGCTCACGGTGACCCACGAGGATCTGAAGGACGAGAACGAGCGGGAGCAGGCAGCCTCCGGCTGGGCGGCCGTGCTGTCGAACCTCAAGTCCCTGCTGGAGACGGGGAGTCCTCTGCCGCGGGAGCCCTGGCTGGTTCCGTGA
- a CDS encoding bifunctional polysaccharide deacetylase/glycosyltransferase family 2 protein, whose product MTSTATRARHAKPGQLSAARRPAFFGPRAVLAFLALFALIGVMLFNGYLHAELGDDKRVREDASSDRVPKRVLGGGSTLSFPNGKARNRPVPRKTVALTFDDGPDPKWTPKVLAILEKYDVPGTFFVVGSMTARYPDAVREIVDGGNEVGIHTFTHVDLSYQSAERVDREIAQTQLALAGAAGINTSLFRAPYSSTTDAIDNYSWPVYRRLGTNGYTSAFVDTDSEDWQNPGVSKIVENATPKGAKGTSVLFHDSGGDRSQTLRALPEYIEKMKARGYDFTTVSEAVRRPSAHRPASGPPLWQGKALVAATAVAEFTMPGLVVGLTVVGIAVLGRSALMLVLARRHHRQRNRPGFFWGPQVVEPVSVIVPAYNEKECIVGTVTSLARSTHPIEIIVVDDGSTDGTPELVEALALRNVKVVRQENSGKAVALNRGIAHARWGIVVMMDGDTVFEPDTIHALVQPFGDPSVGAVAGNAKVGNRRTLIGAWQHIEYVMGFNLDRRMYDLLRCMPTIPGAVGAFRREALAHTGGMSEGTLAEDTDVTIALQRSGWRVVYAEHAIAWTEAPGSMRQLWRQRYRWSYGTMQALWKHRRSVRDPGASGRFGRVGMPMVVLFQIVTPLLAPLIDLFTLYAAVFIDPLKSLAAWGLVLAVQLMSAAYAFRLDRERYRFLLMLPLQQIVYRQLMYLVLIHSCVTAATGGRMRWQKLKRTGEVGAVGVG is encoded by the coding sequence ATGACCTCCACAGCCACACGAGCCAGACACGCCAAGCCGGGGCAGCTGTCCGCCGCACGCCGCCCCGCCTTCTTCGGGCCACGCGCCGTCCTTGCCTTCCTCGCCCTGTTCGCGCTGATCGGCGTGATGCTCTTCAACGGGTATCTGCACGCGGAACTCGGCGACGACAAGCGCGTGCGCGAGGACGCCTCCTCCGACCGCGTCCCGAAGAGGGTTCTGGGCGGCGGATCCACGCTGTCGTTCCCCAACGGCAAGGCACGCAACCGGCCCGTCCCGCGCAAGACCGTCGCGCTCACCTTCGACGACGGTCCCGACCCGAAGTGGACCCCGAAGGTCCTCGCCATCCTCGAGAAGTACGACGTACCGGGCACCTTCTTCGTCGTCGGATCGATGACGGCGCGCTATCCGGACGCCGTGCGCGAGATCGTCGACGGGGGCAACGAGGTCGGCATCCACACCTTCACGCACGTCGACCTCTCGTACCAGAGCGCTGAGCGCGTCGACCGGGAGATCGCACAGACACAGCTCGCGCTCGCCGGCGCCGCGGGGATCAACACCTCGCTCTTCCGGGCCCCTTACTCCTCCACCACCGACGCCATCGACAACTACAGCTGGCCCGTCTACCGGCGACTCGGCACCAACGGCTACACGAGTGCCTTCGTGGACACCGACAGCGAGGACTGGCAGAACCCCGGGGTCTCGAAGATCGTCGAGAACGCCACCCCCAAGGGCGCCAAGGGCACGTCGGTGCTCTTCCACGACTCCGGGGGCGATCGTTCCCAGACGCTCAGGGCGCTGCCCGAGTACATCGAGAAGATGAAGGCCCGCGGCTACGACTTCACCACCGTCAGCGAGGCGGTGCGACGGCCCAGCGCCCACCGGCCGGCCTCCGGGCCCCCTCTGTGGCAGGGCAAGGCGCTCGTCGCGGCAACGGCGGTCGCGGAGTTCACGATGCCGGGCCTGGTCGTCGGGCTCACCGTCGTCGGCATTGCCGTGCTCGGCCGCTCCGCGCTCATGCTCGTCCTGGCCCGCCGCCACCACCGGCAGCGCAACCGCCCGGGCTTCTTCTGGGGGCCGCAGGTGGTGGAGCCGGTGAGCGTCATCGTCCCGGCGTACAACGAGAAGGAATGCATCGTCGGCACTGTCACCTCGCTCGCCCGGAGCACGCATCCGATCGAGATCATCGTGGTCGACGACGGTTCGACGGACGGCACCCCGGAGTTGGTCGAGGCGCTCGCGCTGCGCAACGTCAAGGTGGTGAGGCAGGAGAACTCGGGCAAGGCCGTCGCTCTCAACAGGGGGATCGCACATGCCCGTTGGGGCATCGTCGTGATGATGGACGGTGACACGGTCTTCGAACCGGACACGATCCACGCGCTGGTGCAGCCCTTCGGCGATCCGTCCGTCGGCGCGGTGGCGGGCAACGCCAAGGTCGGCAACCGCAGGACCCTCATCGGGGCCTGGCAGCACATCGAATACGTGATGGGCTTCAACCTCGACCGCCGCATGTACGACCTGCTGCGCTGCATGCCCACCATTCCGGGCGCCGTCGGCGCCTTCCGCCGCGAGGCACTCGCGCACACCGGCGGCATGAGCGAGGGCACCCTCGCGGAGGACACGGACGTCACCATCGCCCTGCAACGCAGCGGCTGGCGGGTCGTGTACGCCGAGCACGCCATCGCCTGGACCGAGGCGCCCGGTTCCATGCGGCAGCTGTGGCGGCAGCGTTACCGCTGGAGTTACGGCACGATGCAGGCGCTGTGGAAGCACCGCCGTTCCGTCCGCGACCCCGGAGCGTCGGGGCGGTTCGGGCGGGTCGGGATGCCGATGGTGGTCCTCTTCCAGATCGTCACGCCGCTCCTCGCGCCGCTGATCGACCTCTTCACGCTCTACGCGGCGGTCTTCATCGATCCGCTGAAGTCGCTGGCCGCCTGGGGGCTCGTGCTGGCGGTGCAGCTGATGTCCGCCGCGTACGCCTTCCGGCTGGACAGGGAGAGGTACCGCTTCCTGCTGATGCTGCCGCTGCAGCAGATCGTGTACCGGCAACTGATGTATCTCGTGCTGATCCACTCGTGCGTCACCGCCGCCACCGGCGGACGCATGCGCTGGCAGAAGCTGAAGCGCACGGGAGAGGTCGGAGCGGTCGGCGTCGGCTGA